The sequence cacttgACTGCACAAATTTGCATTGACTCTGCCAAAAATGTAAATCCATTACACCATATGATGAAAGCCTCAATGTCTCCAAATGGTGTGTGGTGGGATAACATTCAGCCCTCAGAGAGGGACTAGAACTTGCATCTCCCAAATCCTAGGCCACCACTAGCCACTACACACTagtcactacaccacacaggctgcTTTAAAGCTTACCTTTAGGTGCCTGAAATTAAATATTACCTCCAACTCTTGACACCACATGATGCGAGGTGGTAGTGTGGGACCAACACTCCACCAGGACTAAGACTTGaaaatgaggatgatgatgatgatgatgatatttatttatttatttatttatttgagactAAAATCCTCCAACCTATCCCCATAATCCCCAACCTGCATCCAAAGAATTCTTTAAGCAGCAGTTCCAAAAAATTggaactttttcaagttctgcccAGACTCAATACCTTTTAATACTCCATGGTCCTTTGGATACTCACAGTCTCCCAGTTTCTCTTCAAGGAATAGGAGCTGGTCGCTGAGTGACTCCACCTGGTCCAGGTACTGAAGGCGACTCCACAACTCCTTAAGCTGGGTGGGTTCCAGGGGTGAAGGCAGGACAGAGATGGCACGTTCTAGGCGCTGTGGGTGAACAGGGAAGGGGCATTTTAATGCCAGCTTTTTCTTGAAACAACAAAAGTTTTGCCAACCAATTGCACACCTTCTCCAACCACCCTCCCTCCCATGACATTTTCTTTCAATAGGAAACAAAACACTGCAAAAGGGGGTGCCCACAACCTAATTTTGTCAAATGCATAGAATTGATGAGATATGTATCCAAGCCTTCtgggtatttgtttgtttgtttgttttttggttttttggtagGTGCTGGATCAAtggtcccatcatccccagccaattTGGCTACTGGATGAGGAGTAAAGGGACCAGACAGAGCTGGAAGATGCCAATTTGTCTGTGCCCCATTTTGCAATGTTTTGATATCCTGTCAGATATAGAAAAGATTGCCTAATTCTGTATCATGGGTGGGCAACCTGTGTTGCATTTGCTGTTTTTTGCAGCCTCTCATGCCTCCAAGAAGTGCATTTCAAGTTCAAAACAAAATTGGCAATGTGGTCCCCCAGCCTCTCAGTGTTGTTCTTCACATGCTATATAACTGAATGAAAAGACTGAGTGACTGACTAAAACTAATTTGTCTTCACCAGACAGAAAGTTTATAACAATGAAGGTGACCataagcaagtcacattttctcagcttcagagtatagcaatggcaaaaacccctctgaacaaaact is a genomic window of Sceloporus undulatus isolate JIND9_A2432 ecotype Alabama unplaced genomic scaffold, SceUnd_v1.1 scaffold_5222, whole genome shotgun sequence containing:
- the LOC121918159 gene encoding epidermal growth factor-like protein 8; translation: MFRIKSHLVFQLYSHFSLIPLLSGQALAIQETIPNEIQELQAKVEKLEERLERAISVLPSPLEPTQLKELWSRLQYLDQVESLSDQLLFLEEKLGDCEYPKDHGVLK